The sequence AGAGTCTGGCTCGGGAGACACATAATAGGTAAAGTAATCATCCAGTTTGGGTTCAAAAAACGGGGTTCTCAGTAATAGATCTTCATTAAAGAGCACATCATCCCAGAAGTGCTGTTTAACATATTGATAGGGATAAGCTGAATCAGGCTTCCCTTTAATCATAGGAACTGCAGGCAGTTCGGGCCTTTTCATAACATGAAACAAGGTTGACAATAATGAACCAGGATGTTTCTGGTGTATATTTTGCTGATACTGTTTTATCTCCTTTTCAACTGTGGCTAATGAAGCCCTAATTTTGGCGGCGTCTTCCGGATTGGCCGAAAGTAGTGAAGACCTCAATTGCTGAGCCTGTTTCCCTTTAGCATTGGAGAACTGAGCATATTGCTTAAACAGATCATTATCAGGAGATCCAATAATCTGAGCAGACTCCTTGGCCGAAGTATCCCCTTTAATTTCAAATTTCTGTTTGCCATCCATTAAAAACTCAAATTGAATGGTATAATTAGGAGAAACAACAAAATAAATGCCCCTGGTTAGTTTTTTATCACCTTTGAAAACACCCTTGCTATTTATGTCTAAAAAGGCGGAATCAACTAGGGTCATGCCTTTCCCAAAATAACTACCTAGGTAAATTTTAGTATTTTTTAGAGGGGTAAGGGTGATGGAGATCTCTCTGCCTACATTGGCGGTCGTAGATTTTTCTGCTTGCTTTACAGGTTTTTTCTGTGCAAAAGACTCCTGGCCTAACCCAATTAACAACCCATTCATTAACACAACCATCATTAAACGACGCATACACAGTATTTAAAGCTAAAAATAAGCAATTTAGGGGGCTAAATAGAAAACGCAACCTACCTTTACAAAGTGAGAAAACAACGAAAAACAGTCGTACTTGAAAAAGTACTGGTAGAAGACTATGCAGCCGAGGGAAAATCGCTTGCCAGGGTAGATGGAAAAGTCATTTTTATTGAGGGAGCTGTTCCCGGAGATTTGGTAGATATTCAGTTAACCAAAAGTAAGGCTGACTGGGCCGAAGGTTTTACGATTCATTTTCATAGCTATTCCTCAGATAGGGTACAACCTTTTTGCAAACACTTCGGAGTATGTGGAGGTTGTCAGTGGCAAATGCTACCCTACGAAAAACAATTGTATTACAAACAAAAGCAGGTTACAGACAATCTTACCCGGATAGCTAAAATTCCTTTGCCGGGCATTGCACCCATATTAGGGGCAGACATTACAAGAGAATACAGGAATAAAATGGAATACACATTTGCAACCCGCAAGTATATTCCAACCGAAGAATTCCGACAAATGAAAACAGCCGGCGTCAATTTTGACCTGGAACCCGGAGCTGCAGGATTCCATGTTCGTGGTTTTTTTGACAAAGTGGTAGAAATTGATACTTGCCATTTACAAAAAGAACCAACTAACCTTATCAGAAAAGCAGTAGCGGCTTATGTATTAGAAAACAAATTGCCGTTTTATAATATTAAAACACATCAGGGTTGGATTAGAAACCTCCTGATTAGGAATACTACAACCGGAGAGTTAATGGTTAATATGGTAATTGCTTATGAAGATAAAGAACATCGCATTGCCTTATTAAATCAGTTGCTGGCTCAGTTTCCTGAAATAACTACTTTGCTTTATACCATTAATGGCAAAAGAAACGATAGTTTACACGATCAGGAACCCATTGTTTATCATGGTAAGGGATATATTATAGAAAAGCTGGAAGATTTAGCATTTAAAATCAGTCCTAAATCTTTCTTCCAGACCAATACCAGACAGGCTGAAAAATTGTATGCAGTAACCCGAGAATTTGCAGAACTGGATGGCAGTCAGCTTGTATATGATTTATATTGTGGTACAGGCAGTATCGGGCTTTTTGTAAGCAAATATGCTAAAAAACTGGTGGGAGTTGAGATGGTGGCCGATGCTATTGAAGACGCCAAAGAAAACGCAGCCATTAACGGAGTAACCCATGCTCGCTTTTTTGCGGGAGATGTGATTGATATTTGTGATGATGCATTTTTTGCTGAACACGGGAAAGCTGATGTAGTAATAACGGATCCGCCAAGAGCAGGCATGCATGAAAAGCTGGTAAAAAAACTGCTCGAAATTGCAGCGCCTACCGTTGTATACGTCAGTTGTAATCCCGCAACGCAGGCAAGAGACCTTGCTTTATTAAGCGAGAAATATGAAGTAACCAAAATACAACCGGTAGACATGTTCCCACATACTTTGCATATAGAAAATGTAGTACAGCTCAAACTGAAGTAATTATTATGACAGAGTTTAGACCCAGTAGATTTGAAATATTACCAACGATTGTTAAAAACCTGCTGATCATCAATGGGCTTTTTTTTCTTGCCCAAAATGTAATATCCGGCCCTGCAGGATTCCTGAACATGGAAGATATATTTGCACTGCACGGATGGCAAAGTAATTTATTTCAGCCATGGCAACTGGTAACTCATATGTTTTTACATGGCGACTTCGGACATATTCTAGGGAATATGTTTGCACTCTGGATGTTCGGATCGGTTTTAGAGAATCTGTGGGGATCAAAAAGGTTTCTTACTTTTTACCTGATTTGCGGATTGGGAGCAGCCTTTATTCATTTGCTTTTTTTAAGTTATGAATTTATACCCCTGATGAAAGATTATCAGGTATTGTTCAATCTGCACGAAGACGGTGGTGCATCTTTAAACAACGCAATGATCCGCTTTATTGATCGCTACAATATCCGTTTTGAAAACCACAGTGAAATCATTAATGGTCTTAGATACAATCCGGACAATGCCATGGCAAGTGCCCAGATGTTTGAGGCCTTAACCAACTTCTACGAAAAAAACATCAACACCGCTACATTGGGAGCCAGTGGTGCAGTTTTCGGAATCCTGGCTGCTTTTATATACCTATTTCCTAATACGTATATCTATATTTATTTTCTGTTTCCTATAAAGGCAAAGTGGATTGGACTCTTGTATTTTTCCTACGAATTCTTCTTCGCCCTAAAAAACTCAGCCGGGGACAATGTAGCCAGATGGGCGCATATAGGAGGCGCGATTGTAGGATTATTAATTGTAATAACCTGGAACAAAACCCGCAAAAAAACGTTCTATTAATATGTCACTCTTATCACAAAAAAGTACCAGAAGCATATTATTAGGGCAGGACAACAATGCGCTCGTATTTCTGTTCGCAGTCAATTCACTTGTATTTTTACTGATTAACTTTATCCGGATCATTTACTTTTTGTCGGATATACCATTAGAGTTTTTCAACAAGCAAATCCTCGACTGGTTTACTTTATCGCCAGTACCAGAGATTTTTTTCTCCCGTCCATGGACCTTGTTCACTACCATGTTTACACATTTAAGTATCTGGCAGTTAATTAGCAGTTTATTGTGGCTTTGGGCCTTCGGATTTATTTTACAGGACTTAGCTGGCAACAGTAAGCTATTACCCATATACCTGTATGGTGGATTTGCAGGGGCAGTTGTTTTTCTCTTAACCAATAATTTATTTCCTGTTCTGGAAAGAAATATACTTGCCACCCCTGCCATGATGGGTGGAGGTGCTGCTGTTATGGCTGTTGCATTGGCTACCACCACGCTCGCACCCGATTACAGATTATTCCCCATGATTAACGGCGGTATTCCACTATGGGTGCTTACCCTTGTTTTTGTAGCAATTGATTTTGCTACACTATCTGGAGGCAATGCTGGCATAGGTGCAGCTCACTTAGCTGGTGGTGCCATGGGATTTTTCTTTATTAAGCAACTACAAAAAGGCAGAGACTGGAGTGCATGGATGATTGGGCTGGTAGACTGGTTTGACAATCTGTTTAATCCTGAAAAAAAGAACAATCAATTAAAACAACAGGAAAAACACTTCTACAGGGTAAATAGAAAACCTTATGAAAAAATAGCAAATGTTACCCAACAAAAGCTGGATGCTATTTTAGATAAAATAAACCAGCATGGTTATGCGTTCTTAACGGATGAGGAAAAAGAATTCCTCAACAGAGCCAGCGATCAAGACTTATAATGCAAAAAAACAGTCCATTCTTTACAAACACAAAAAAAATCTTTACGATTGGTGGCGCTTTGCTGATTCCATCATTTGTTATCAGTTCTCTGAGTAGCTTTTTAAATCCTGCTATATTCAGGGGTATCACTTTTTTTGCCATCGGATTTCCCATTTTATTCGTAGCTGTTTTTACATGGTGCCTGCTATCTGTGACTATTTTCTATCCGCGAAAATGGTGGTATTTTATAATTTTGATTTTAGGTACAAAGAACCTATCAAACACTTATCCGTTCAGGACAGAAAAAGAGTTTAAGAATACAAAAGAAAGCAATACTGTAAGAGTTGTTTCCTGGAATGTAAATGAATTTCTATACGGTGAAGCCGGTGATAATTCATGGGTTGTAAAACAGAAAAGCATGCTTGATTTTTTAAAAAGCATGAATGCAGACGTACTTTGCTTTCAGGACTATATTGTATCTCCGGGATATGCAGAAAGAGATGTAACTAAATATATAAAGGATTCACTTGGCTTTTCTCATTACTTTTTCAGCATGGACGACCTGGACTATGGTACAATTATTTTTTCTAAATACCCTATTACAGATAGTGCAAGAGTAAAATACAAACTCAGCTCTCATCCTGAAAGCGTTGCTCATGCGGACATTAATGTGAATGGGAAAAATATAAGAATATTCACTACTCATTTCAAGTCGATGTTTTTGCATCATAATACATTAACTCCGGAATTATTGGGTGATTTAAAATATGTAAAAGAAGACACTGCTTTATTATTTCACTCTAACATGTTGGAAAGACTTGAGTATTTCGACAGGATTCACAGTAAACAGGCATTGCTGGTTTCGCAGGAGTTTAAAAAAACGAGGACTCCTTTTATTTTTTGCGCTGACTTGAATTCTGTTCCTGCCAGCTATGTTTATCATACTTTACGAAAATATACCAAAGATGCCTATCTGGATGCTGGTTCAGGTATTCGTGGAACTTACAGAAGTGCAAAATCGCTTTTAAGAATAGATGTAATACTAACTTCAAAAAATCTATCCGCAAAACAATTTTACAGCCCATCACTAGACTTGTCCGACCATTATCCTATTGTGGCAGATATTAGCCTGTCCAATTAAATGTTTTTGTAATTTTAGTCTATGGCCAAGGGTTGGATAAGAAAGACAACAAAGAAAATATTCATCATCAGTAACGCAATCATAGTATTGGTCTTTTTGATTGCTTCCCTCTCGCCTTATGTAAATCCCAATGATTTCTGGCTTCATGGCATACTGGCACTATCTACCCCCTATTTAATTTTACTGCTAATATTATCGGCGCTTTTCTGGTTAATTACCCGACCCATCTGGTCCTTATTACCAATCATTGCACTTTTAATAGGTTGGCAACAAATAGTGGTTGTGTTTGCATGGACAGGGAATGCAATTTTCACCAAAAGAAAAGCAGAAAATCATTTCAGAATTGTTAACTGGAATATTCAGAGTTTTAATGGGCTTTCTAAAAACAAACTGGCAAAAAAAATGGTGCGTGAGGAAGTGGCAGCCAGCATTTTAAAGACTTACCCTGATATAATTTGTTTACAGGAATTCAATACTGCCAAAACTGAAAATAATATTCAGCTATTTAGTAAAACCCACCCCTACTATTACTTTTCAAGAGACTATCAGCGAAATGATGGTGAATATCAGTCGGGCTGTATTATTTTCTCAAAATATCCGATGATAGATACAGGGAGAATTGCTTTTCCATCAGAAGAGAGTCTGATTTATGCGGATTTACTAAAAGGAAGTGATACAATTAGAATTTTCAATACACATTTACAATCATTTAAGTTTAAGAAAAACGATTACGCAGATATAGAAAAAATAAAAGACCCTAATGAATCTTCTTTTAGTGCCACTTTGCGTTTAATGCGAAAAATGAAAGCAGCCTATAAAAAGCGAGGTGAGCAAACAACATTGGTCAGTATAGCAATGGAACGCAGCCCTTATCCCAGTATAATCTCAGGAGATTTTAATGATGTTCCTAATTCTTACACTTATTTTTCTATTAGAGGGAACAAGAAAGATGCTTTTTTAGAAAGAAGTTTTGGCCTTGGAAGAAGCTTTATTTCTATTGCACCCACTTTACGAATCGATTACATTTTACCAGACCAGCAATTTGATGTAAAGCAATTTGATATGGTAGACGAGGCCCTTAGTGACCATATCATGCTTGTAGCTGATATTCGTTTAAGAAAATAAAATAACTTTGCGGCATCATGTCGCTAAAATTATATAACTCACTTACCCGCAAAAAAGAAAGTTTTCAGCCCATAAACCCACCCTATGTAGGGATGTATGTTTGTGGACCAACCGTAAGTGGAGAAAGCCATTTAGGTCATGCAAGACCCTTTATTACGTTTGACGTACTCTACAGGTACTTACTATTTCTGGGTTATAAGGTCAGATATGTAAGAAATATAACAGATGCAGGGCATTTTGAGGAAGAGGGAAGAGCTGCAGAAGATAAAATCAGCAGCAAAGCAGTTTTAGAAAAGCTGGAGCCAATGGAACTGGTACAAAAGTATACCAATATGTACCACTGGGCCATGAATCAATTCAACAACCTGCCACCCAGCATTGAACCCACAGCAACTGGCCATATTGTAGAGCAAATAGAAATGATTAAAAAAATCATTGAAGACGGTTATGCTTACGAGGCAAATGGGTCCGTTTATTTTGATGTAGAAAAATATAATACTGACTTTTCTGCCAAAGGGCAGCCTTATGGAATTTTGAGTGGAAGAATACTGGACGAACAAATTGAAAGCACCAGAGAACTGGATAACCAGGATGAAAAAAGAAATAAATCTGATTTCGCACTTTGGAAAAATGCACCACCCGAGCATATCATGCGCTGGCAAAGTCCATGGGGAGAAGGATTCCCTGGCTGGCATATTGAATGTTCTGCTATGAGCACCAAATATCTGGGAAAAGAATTTGATATACATGGCGGCGGAATGGATCTTCAGTTCCCCCATCACGAATGTGAAATTGCACAGAGTACAGTATGTAATCATCAAATGCCTGCCAGATATTGGATGCATAATAATATGATTACGATCAACGGTAAAAAGATGGGTAAGAGCTATAATAATGTGATTAAGCTCAGCGAACTATTTAGTGGCACACATCCTATACTGGAACAGGCTTATGCTCCATCTACCGTTCGTTTTTTTATACTACAGTCTCAATACAGAAGCACACTGGACTTTAGTAACGAAGCTTTACAGGCCAGTGAAAAAGCACTCAGAAGACTGATGGATGCTTACGAATGGTTAATGAGCTTCAACGCCAATACAGTTGAAATTGCTGCAGACAAAGTGCTTGATGAGAAAGTAGAAAAACTGGTGAATGAGTTCAATGAATTCATGAACGACGATATCAATACAGCTAAAGTAATTGCCAATATGTTTGAATTGGTGCCTGTTATCAATTCCATTAAAGACAAACATATTGCTGAAAATGCTCTAAGCAGTGATACTATCAATCTGGTAAAGAAACAAATGCAAGCATTTATCATTGATATTTTCGGCTTACAAACTAGCAAAGCAGACAACAATGACAAGTTGGATGGAGTATTGCAACTATTGATAAATATCCGCAAAGAAGCAAAACAAAGAAAAGACTTTGTTACTTCTGATAAAATCAGAAATGAGCTGGCCCAACTGGGTGTTCAGTTAAAAGACGAAAAAGACGGCGGCATGAGTTATACCATCCAGTAGGTTATTCCCCTGGATGGTATTCCTTTTCCTTATTTTTCATTACGTCTTCCTTGTAAAAGAAAACATCTTTGAACTTACCGTATACAAATCCTTCTGCCTGATCTTTAAAATGAGGAGATAAGGGATTGTTGCTATGTCCTCCTGTTACTATCGTTTTTGCTTTTACTCTTTCTCCAAATTCAACAGCTGCTATAAAGCTATTGCCAGAAAAACCATAGCGACCTTTTGAACTATACATAGACCTGCTTTCAAAAGCGGGTAATGATCCCCAACGGGAAGAAGTCAGTGGAACCGCCAGACTAGGTTTATTATCATCATAAATTTCAGCAAACTTTCCTGAAAGTCTTTGGTAACGATTAATAGCACCCCAGCGAACCTGCCAACGACCATATTTTCCTGTCAACTCGTTCAACACATCGCGTAGCTGTTCCATCATGATTTTTCCATTAATACCATTAGCCATTGCGTTGAACCTGCCAATGATTTCTGTACTCTCTTCTTTGGTTTGTGCACTTGGCCACAAAGCATTGATTTTAGTAGCCCAATCAATAGCAATGGTGGTTGCAACTGAGCTTGTATCCGATTCTTTATTCCATATTCTTAAAATATCAATTGCTGGTTTAATATTCATTTTTAATGAATCAGTATTAGGTGTTGCATCATATGCTCTAAATAAAGGTGGCAACAAAATATCAAAAGCAGCCAGATATCGGTTATAACCAATTTCAATTAACCCATCCAAAGTGATGCTGTCTTTTTTATTCAACAATCTTATGGCATTTAATCCTCTTGCATTCTGACCGTCTGGAGCCATATAATAGGGGTAGTTGTTTCTATTCGGGCTGCTTTCTCCGGCAAGAGTGTATGGGGTTGCATTGCAATTCTGCATCCAGCCGCTAGAAGGATTAATCAGATGCACAGTCTCTTCTAAGGGATGCGGACCCTGCCATTCTGTTGCAGAAGTTGAGCCATCTACTGGCAGCGTATAATCATACCCTGGATTTCTTTTGGGAACAAAATTCCCGTGCCAGTATGC is a genomic window of Sediminibacterium sp. TEGAF015 containing:
- a CDS encoding TlpA family protein disulfide reductase, with product MRRLMMVVLMNGLLIGLGQESFAQKKPVKQAEKSTTANVGREISITLTPLKNTKIYLGSYFGKGMTLVDSAFLDINSKGVFKGDKKLTRGIYFVVSPNYTIQFEFLMDGKQKFEIKGDTSAKESAQIIGSPDNDLFKQYAQFSNAKGKQAQQLRSSLLSANPEDAAKIRASLATVEKEIKQYQQNIHQKHPGSLLSTLFHVMKRPELPAVPMIKGKPDSAYPYQYVKQHFWDDVLFNEDLLLRTPFFEPKLDDYFTYYVSPEPDSIIQEVKEMLFMAKTAKEIYPYLLTKFTNKYINPEFMGQDKVFVYLFENFYAKGDTALLNPASRKTITERAYSLMANQLGQQAPVLNLTDTTGKKKQLYEVKAPFTLVAFWDPNCGHCKEEIPRFDSLYKAKWKANGVAVYSVNIYENENQSWKKFIAEKNLSVEWIHVYQTKEDRLAEEKAGMPSYRQLYDIFKTPTFYLLDENKRILAKQLTLEQFDALMDAKNR
- the rlmD gene encoding 23S rRNA (uracil(1939)-C(5))-methyltransferase RlmD translates to MRKQRKTVVLEKVLVEDYAAEGKSLARVDGKVIFIEGAVPGDLVDIQLTKSKADWAEGFTIHFHSYSSDRVQPFCKHFGVCGGCQWQMLPYEKQLYYKQKQVTDNLTRIAKIPLPGIAPILGADITREYRNKMEYTFATRKYIPTEEFRQMKTAGVNFDLEPGAAGFHVRGFFDKVVEIDTCHLQKEPTNLIRKAVAAYVLENKLPFYNIKTHQGWIRNLLIRNTTTGELMVNMVIAYEDKEHRIALLNQLLAQFPEITTLLYTINGKRNDSLHDQEPIVYHGKGYIIEKLEDLAFKISPKSFFQTNTRQAEKLYAVTREFAELDGSQLVYDLYCGTGSIGLFVSKYAKKLVGVEMVADAIEDAKENAAINGVTHARFFAGDVIDICDDAFFAEHGKADVVITDPPRAGMHEKLVKKLLEIAAPTVVYVSCNPATQARDLALLSEKYEVTKIQPVDMFPHTLHIENVVQLKLK
- a CDS encoding rhomboid family intramembrane serine protease, which gives rise to MTEFRPSRFEILPTIVKNLLIINGLFFLAQNVISGPAGFLNMEDIFALHGWQSNLFQPWQLVTHMFLHGDFGHILGNMFALWMFGSVLENLWGSKRFLTFYLICGLGAAFIHLLFLSYEFIPLMKDYQVLFNLHEDGGASLNNAMIRFIDRYNIRFENHSEIINGLRYNPDNAMASAQMFEALTNFYEKNINTATLGASGAVFGILAAFIYLFPNTYIYIYFLFPIKAKWIGLLYFSYEFFFALKNSAGDNVARWAHIGGAIVGLLIVITWNKTRKKTFY
- a CDS encoding rhomboid family intramembrane serine protease — encoded protein: MSLLSQKSTRSILLGQDNNALVFLFAVNSLVFLLINFIRIIYFLSDIPLEFFNKQILDWFTLSPVPEIFFSRPWTLFTTMFTHLSIWQLISSLLWLWAFGFILQDLAGNSKLLPIYLYGGFAGAVVFLLTNNLFPVLERNILATPAMMGGGAAVMAVALATTTLAPDYRLFPMINGGIPLWVLTLVFVAIDFATLSGGNAGIGAAHLAGGAMGFFFIKQLQKGRDWSAWMIGLVDWFDNLFNPEKKNNQLKQQEKHFYRVNRKPYEKIANVTQQKLDAILDKINQHGYAFLTDEEKEFLNRASDQDL
- a CDS encoding endonuclease/exonuclease/phosphatase family protein — encoded protein: MQKNSPFFTNTKKIFTIGGALLIPSFVISSLSSFLNPAIFRGITFFAIGFPILFVAVFTWCLLSVTIFYPRKWWYFIILILGTKNLSNTYPFRTEKEFKNTKESNTVRVVSWNVNEFLYGEAGDNSWVVKQKSMLDFLKSMNADVLCFQDYIVSPGYAERDVTKYIKDSLGFSHYFFSMDDLDYGTIIFSKYPITDSARVKYKLSSHPESVAHADINVNGKNIRIFTTHFKSMFLHHNTLTPELLGDLKYVKEDTALLFHSNMLERLEYFDRIHSKQALLVSQEFKKTRTPFIFCADLNSVPASYVYHTLRKYTKDAYLDAGSGIRGTYRSAKSLLRIDVILTSKNLSAKQFYSPSLDLSDHYPIVADISLSN
- a CDS encoding endonuclease/exonuclease/phosphatase family protein codes for the protein MAKGWIRKTTKKIFIISNAIIVLVFLIASLSPYVNPNDFWLHGILALSTPYLILLLILSALFWLITRPIWSLLPIIALLIGWQQIVVVFAWTGNAIFTKRKAENHFRIVNWNIQSFNGLSKNKLAKKMVREEVAASILKTYPDIICLQEFNTAKTENNIQLFSKTHPYYYFSRDYQRNDGEYQSGCIIFSKYPMIDTGRIAFPSEESLIYADLLKGSDTIRIFNTHLQSFKFKKNDYADIEKIKDPNESSFSATLRLMRKMKAAYKKRGEQTTLVSIAMERSPYPSIISGDFNDVPNSYTYFSIRGNKKDAFLERSFGLGRSFISIAPTLRIDYILPDQQFDVKQFDMVDEALSDHIMLVADIRLRK
- the cysS gene encoding cysteine--tRNA ligase, which translates into the protein MSLKLYNSLTRKKESFQPINPPYVGMYVCGPTVSGESHLGHARPFITFDVLYRYLLFLGYKVRYVRNITDAGHFEEEGRAAEDKISSKAVLEKLEPMELVQKYTNMYHWAMNQFNNLPPSIEPTATGHIVEQIEMIKKIIEDGYAYEANGSVYFDVEKYNTDFSAKGQPYGILSGRILDEQIESTRELDNQDEKRNKSDFALWKNAPPEHIMRWQSPWGEGFPGWHIECSAMSTKYLGKEFDIHGGGMDLQFPHHECEIAQSTVCNHQMPARYWMHNNMITINGKKMGKSYNNVIKLSELFSGTHPILEQAYAPSTVRFFILQSQYRSTLDFSNEALQASEKALRRLMDAYEWLMSFNANTVEIAADKVLDEKVEKLVNEFNEFMNDDINTAKVIANMFELVPVINSIKDKHIAENALSSDTINLVKKQMQAFIIDIFGLQTSKADNNDKLDGVLQLLINIRKEAKQRKDFVTSDKIRNELAQLGVQLKDEKDGGMSYTIQ